One genomic region from Pseudoduganella lutea encodes:
- a CDS encoding 4-oxalocrotonate tautomerase, whose protein sequence is MQSMPTINVQLFEGRTPEQKRAFVQAVTQATVETLGSSPESVDIILHEVKREHWATGGKLWSEE, encoded by the coding sequence ATGCAAAGCATGCCGACCATTAATGTCCAGCTGTTCGAAGGCCGTACCCCGGAACAAAAGCGCGCCTTCGTGCAGGCCGTCACCCAAGCCACCGTCGAGACGCTGGGCTCGTCCCCTGAATCCGTGGACATCATCCTCCACGAGGTCAAGCGCGAGCACTGGGCCACGGGCGGCAAGCTGTGGTCCGAGGAATGA
- a CDS encoding LysR family transcriptional regulator: protein MIDEEITLKKLEIFLAFMRLSSLARVSEEVGQSIVSVHRALHSLEEGLRCQLFQREGRKLTALPAAFAFASHAQRAVAETEEGIRKVRELAGFNSNRLRIGSLYSLTLRCIPHLLMGLKLRRPDLHVDLTLGSNKDLLQGLADGRLDAVVIGLQAPSDNTNLVAVPLFEDEVRLAAPLGSPYAGKAAVDLKDLRNEQFITLGGGFVTSDSFNHAFRQAGFVPETTMQVSDIFSLINLVGSGMGYSLLPARVAEYSARIELIALAGPYASHQVITLLLPKTRERDPNLLALAAESRMFGKGR, encoded by the coding sequence ATGATCGACGAAGAAATCACCTTGAAGAAGCTGGAAATCTTCCTGGCGTTCATGCGCCTGTCCAGCCTGGCGCGCGTGTCCGAGGAAGTGGGGCAGAGCATCGTCAGCGTGCACCGCGCGCTGCATTCGCTGGAAGAAGGCTTGCGCTGCCAGTTGTTCCAGCGCGAAGGCCGCAAGCTGACGGCGCTGCCGGCCGCGTTCGCGTTTGCCAGCCATGCGCAGCGGGCGGTGGCGGAAACGGAGGAGGGCATCCGCAAGGTGCGCGAACTGGCTGGCTTCAACAGCAACCGGCTGCGCATCGGTTCGCTGTATTCGCTGACGCTGCGCTGCATTCCGCACCTGCTGATGGGGCTGAAATTGCGCCGGCCCGACCTGCACGTCGACCTGACGCTGGGCTCGAACAAGGATCTGTTGCAGGGCCTGGCGGACGGCCGGCTCGACGCGGTCGTCATCGGCTTGCAGGCGCCGTCCGATAACACGAACCTGGTGGCCGTGCCGCTGTTCGAGGATGAGGTGCGCCTCGCCGCGCCGCTGGGGTCGCCCTACGCGGGCAAGGCCGCCGTGGACCTGAAGGATTTGCGCAACGAACAGTTCATCACGCTGGGCGGCGGGTTCGTGACATCCGACAGTTTCAATCACGCGTTCCGGCAAGCCGGCTTCGTGCCGGAAACCACCATGCAGGTCAGCGACATCTTTTCGCTCATCAATCTGGTCGGCAGCGGCATGGGCTACAGCCTGCTGCCAGCCCGGGTGGCCGAGTACAGCGCGCGCATCGAGCTGATCGCCCTCGCCGGGCCGTATGCGTCGCACCAGGTCATCACGCTATTGCTGCCGAAGACGCGCGAGCGCGATCCGAATCTGCTCGCGCTGGCGGCCGAATCAAGGATGTTCGGCAAGGGACGGTGA
- the mdcA gene encoding malonate decarboxylase subunit alpha, whose protein sequence is MNGTPPLQGQTRQAQPRQWDTRRQEKRRRIDAVRHLSDGRVLGTDAIVDALQLLVASGDRVVLEGNNQKQADFLARALVRLDPDKVNGLHLIMPSVSLPQHLDLFEQGIASKLDFAFAGAQSLRISQLLQDGVLQVGALHTYVELYARLYVDLVPNVVLVAGYKADRDGNLYTGPSTEDTPALVEAAAFRDGIVIAQVNEIVDDPAGLPRVDIPGSWIDFVVQADKPFYIEPLFTRDPRLIKPVHVLMGMMAIRGVYERHNVQSLNHGIGFNTAAIELLLPTYGEQLGLKGKICRNWTLNPHPTLIPAIESGWVDSVHCFGAELGMEAYTAARPDIFFTGRDGSMRSNRLLCQMAGQYAVDLFIGATLQMDGAGNSSTVTHGRLTGFGGAPNMGHDPHGRRHATPAWLDLIEGDDPLSRGRKLVVQMVETFQDGSQPTIVESLDAVEVGKASGMPLAPVMIYGDDVTHVLTEEGIAYLYKARSLEERKAMLAAVAGVTPVGLRHDPKQTAKMRQEGLIALPEDIGVQRSQATRSLLAAKSIADLVDWSDGLYDPPAKFRSW, encoded by the coding sequence ATGAACGGCACTCCCCCGCTCCAGGGGCAAACACGGCAGGCGCAACCTCGTCAATGGGATACACGGCGCCAGGAAAAGCGCCGGCGCATCGATGCGGTCCGCCACCTGAGCGACGGCCGCGTTCTCGGCACGGATGCCATCGTCGACGCGTTACAGCTGCTGGTGGCCAGCGGCGACCGCGTCGTCCTCGAGGGGAACAACCAGAAACAGGCCGACTTCCTGGCCCGGGCCCTGGTCCGGCTCGATCCCGACAAGGTCAACGGGCTGCACCTGATCATGCCCAGCGTGAGCCTGCCCCAGCACCTGGACCTGTTCGAGCAAGGCATCGCGAGCAAGCTCGATTTCGCGTTCGCCGGCGCGCAAAGCCTGCGCATCTCGCAGCTGCTGCAGGATGGCGTGCTGCAGGTGGGCGCGCTGCACACCTATGTCGAACTGTATGCGCGCCTGTATGTCGATCTCGTGCCGAACGTGGTGCTGGTGGCCGGCTACAAGGCCGACCGCGACGGCAACCTGTACACGGGCCCGAGCACCGAGGACACGCCGGCCCTGGTGGAGGCGGCCGCGTTCCGCGATGGCATCGTCATTGCCCAGGTCAACGAGATCGTCGACGATCCGGCCGGCCTGCCGCGCGTGGACATTCCCGGCTCGTGGATCGACTTCGTGGTGCAGGCCGACAAGCCGTTTTATATCGAACCGCTGTTTACCCGCGACCCGCGCCTGATCAAGCCCGTGCACGTGCTGATGGGGATGATGGCGATCCGCGGCGTCTACGAGCGCCACAACGTCCAGTCGCTGAACCACGGTATCGGCTTCAACACGGCCGCGATCGAACTGCTGCTGCCGACCTACGGCGAGCAGCTCGGGCTGAAGGGCAAGATCTGCCGCAACTGGACACTGAATCCCCACCCCACGCTGATCCCGGCGATCGAAAGCGGCTGGGTCGACAGCGTGCACTGCTTCGGCGCGGAACTGGGCATGGAAGCCTACACGGCGGCCCGGCCGGACATCTTCTTCACGGGCCGCGACGGCTCGATGCGCTCGAACCGCCTGCTGTGCCAGATGGCCGGCCAATACGCGGTCGACCTGTTCATCGGCGCCACCTTGCAGATGGATGGCGCGGGCAACTCGTCGACCGTCACGCACGGGCGCCTGACGGGGTTCGGCGGCGCCCCGAACATGGGCCACGATCCGCACGGCCGCCGCCACGCCACGCCGGCGTGGCTCGACCTCATCGAAGGCGACGACCCGCTGTCACGGGGCCGCAAGCTGGTGGTGCAGATGGTCGAGACTTTCCAGGACGGCAGCCAGCCGACCATCGTGGAATCGCTCGACGCGGTCGAAGTGGGCAAGGCATCGGGCATGCCGCTGGCGCCCGTGATGATCTATGGCGACGACGTCACGCACGTGCTGACCGAAGAAGGCATCGCCTACCTGTACAAGGCCCGCTCGCTCGAAGAGCGCAAGGCCATGCTGGCCGCCGTGGCGGGCGTCACGCCGGTCGGCCTGCGCCACGATCCGAAGCAGACGGCGAAGATGCGCCAGGAGGGCCTGATCGCGCTGCCGGAGGATATCGGCGTGCAGCGTTCGCAGGCCACGCGCTCGCTGCTGGCGGCGAAAAGCATCGCCGACCTGGTGGACTGGTCGGATGGGCTGTATGACCCGCCCGCGAAATTCAGGAGCTGGTGA
- a CDS encoding triphosphoribosyl-dephospho-CoA synthase, with protein sequence MTTLNPLQHIRISPPSCARQLAGLAVAALVDEAMLTPKPGLVDMRGSGAHRDLSWLLMCHSAHALRPAFEAMAHAGATIHDLPALRRRIGAIGRDAEATMMAATGGVNTHRGAIWALGLLVTAAGQVAGGATPAAIASRAGTLARLADAGAPACTGNKGETARWQYGVGGARGQAEAGFPHVTRVALPMLHAARGRGDPESAARLQALLAIVADLDDTCLLARGGRSALLAAQAGAQAVLDAGGVATGPGQAALRALEADMLARGTSPGGAADLLAATLLLDSIAQEQRQEMEGHDGTTAV encoded by the coding sequence ATGACGACACTGAACCCACTGCAGCACATTCGCATTTCACCCCCCTCCTGCGCGCGGCAACTGGCCGGCCTGGCCGTGGCCGCGCTGGTCGACGAGGCGATGCTCACGCCGAAGCCCGGCCTCGTCGACATGCGCGGCAGCGGTGCCCACCGCGACCTGAGCTGGCTGCTGATGTGCCACTCCGCGCACGCGCTGCGGCCGGCTTTCGAAGCCATGGCCCATGCCGGCGCGACAATCCATGACCTGCCGGCGCTGCGGCGCCGCATCGGTGCCATCGGCCGCGACGCGGAAGCAACCATGATGGCGGCGACGGGCGGCGTGAACACGCACCGCGGCGCCATCTGGGCACTGGGCCTGCTCGTGACCGCCGCGGGCCAGGTGGCTGGTGGCGCCACGCCGGCGGCGATCGCGTCCCGGGCCGGCACGCTGGCCCGGCTGGCCGATGCCGGCGCGCCGGCCTGCACGGGGAATAAGGGGGAAACGGCGCGCTGGCAATATGGCGTTGGCGGCGCGCGCGGCCAGGCCGAAGCGGGCTTCCCGCACGTGACGCGTGTCGCGCTGCCGATGCTGCATGCCGCGCGCGGGCGTGGCGATCCGGAAAGCGCGGCGCGCCTGCAGGCGCTGCTGGCCATCGTTGCCGATCTCGACGATACATGCCTGCTGGCGCGCGGCGGCCGGTCCGCGCTGCTGGCCGCGCAGGCCGGCGCACAGGCCGTGCTCGATGCCGGCGGCGTGGCCACCGGGCCGGGCCAGGCCGCCTTGCGCGCACTGGAGGCGGACATGCTGGCACGGGGCACCTCGCCAGGCGGCGCGGCGGACCTACTGGCGGCAACGCTGCTGCTGGACAGCATCGCCCAAGAACAACGACAGGAAATGGAGGGA